CCTGGCCGACCTGGCGGCGCTGCGGACCCTGACCGACACCGGCGTCGAGGGCGCCATCGTCGGCAAGGCGCTCTACGCCGGTGCCTTCACGCTGCCCGAGGCGCTGGACGTCGCCGGGAGGCCGTGATCTCCTCTCGCGAGGGCCGTGCCCTGCCGCCGAGCTCCCCCTATGCCGGCGACGACGGCTCCGCCCCTGCCGCGCTGGCGGCCGCACTGTCCCGGCCCGAGCAGGAGCGCCTGCCCGCGGTGGTCGCGGCCCTCGCCGGGGTCCGGGTGCTCGTACCCGTGGTGGCGCAGGTGGAGGAGATGGCGGAGCCCGACGAGCACGGTGTCGCGGGGGAGAAGTCCGCCTCGGCCGCCATGGTCACGGTCGCTGCGCCCGACGGCCGCGCCGCCACCCCGGTGTTCTCGAGCCTGGACGCGCTGCACCGATGGCGCAGCGATGCCCGGCCCATTCCGGTGGAGGGCCCGCGGGCGGCGCTCGCCTCCGTCTCCGACGCCGACGGGCTGGTGGTGCTCGATCCTGGCGGCCCGGTCACGGTGCTGCTGCCCCGGCCCGCCGTCTGGGCGCTGGCCCGCCAGCGCACATGGGTCCCGGCGATCGAGGACCCAGAGGTACGCGCCGCCGTCGGACGCGCGGTGGCGGCCGTCCCCGAGGTCGGAGCCATCCGGGTGGAGCCGGGCCGGCAGGCAGAGATCCGGGTGGTCCTGGGCTTGCCGGCGGGTCTGGCGCGGGAGCGGGTGGAGGAGCTGCTCGCGGCGGCGAGCCGGGTGCTGGCCGCCGACGAGACGGTGACCGAGCGCGTGGATTCGTTGGAGCTGGCGGTCCGCGCGCTGTCGTGAGCCACGTCGCAGCCGAGGCCGGGGCCGGCCCCTGCAGCAGCGGGGGTCCGCGTGCTATTCTTGGGGCTGACCAATCGGCTCTGACTCGTGAGTTCGCCACCTCGGTGGTGGACGATCGATCCAGTGCCGGTGTGCAAGCGGAGACTCTCCCACCCTTGCTCGACCGGAAGCGACCCAGTCGCCTCCGACGGAGCCCGGGTCCAGGTCGAGGAACTTGCGTCCTCCGTCGTACCCAGGTACGGCGCCACCTGACACCTCCGTGCGCACGTCGCCCGGAGGTTTTTTCATGGCGACGGTGAACTGACGTCCATCTCAGGTGAGGAGCACCACATCAGCGAGCCCCGTATCAACGATCGGATCCGCGTGCCCGAGGTACGCCTGGTCGGACCGGGCGGCGAACAGGTCGGCGTCGTGCGCGTCGAAGACGCCCTCCGATTGGCTCAGGAGGCCGATCTCGACCTGGTCGAGGTCGCCCCGACCGCACGTCCGCCCGTGTGCAAGCTCATGGACTTCGGCAAGTACAAGTACGAGGCCGACATGAAGGCGCGCGACGCGCGGCGGAACCAGGCCAACACGGTCCTGAAGGAGATCCGGTTCCGGCTGAAGATCGATCCGCACGACTACGGCACCAAGAAGGGCCACGTCGAGCGGTTCCTCAAGGGCGGGGACAAGGTCAAGGTCATGATCATGTTCCGCGGCCGTGAGCAGTCCCGCCCGGAGATGGGCATGCGGCTGCTGCAGCGCCTGGCCGACGACGTGGCCGAGCTCGGCCACGTGGAGAGCGTGCCCCGCCAGGACGGGCGCAACATGACGATGGTGCTCGGCCCGAACAAGAAGAAGTCCGAGGCCCGTAACGAACAGCGTCGCCGCAAGGACCAGGACGCCGAGGACGCTGCCACCGCAGGGTGAGGCAGCGCTCTGACAGAGAAGAAGAGGGAACGATGCCGAAGAACAAGACGAACTCCGGTGCCAAGAAGCGCTTCCGGGTCACCGGGTCCGGGAAGGTCATGCGCGAGCGTGCCCGCCACGTGCACAAGTTCCAGGAGCGCAGCAGCCGCAACGCTCGCCGCCTCGTGAACGACGTCGAGGTCGCCCCGGCCGACGTGAAGAACATCAAGAAGCTGCTCGGCAAGTAACGCCGGCCCCCGAACGCAAGGAGTAAGACGTGGCACGCGTCAAGCGGGCGGTCAACGCCCAGAAGAAGCGCAGGACAGTTCTCGAGCAGGCCAGCGGGTACCGCGGGCAGCGCTCGCGGCTCTACCGCAAGGCCAAGGAGCAGGTCACTCACTCGCTGAGCTACTCCTACCGTGACCGCCGGGCCAAGAAGGGTGACTTCCGTCGCCTGTGGATCCAGCGCATCAACGCCGCGGCCAGGGCTCAGGGCATGACGTACAACCGCCTCATCCAGGGCCTCAAGGCCGCCGGTGTCGAGGTCGACCGTCGCGTGCTCGCTGACCTCGCCGTGCACGACTCGGTGGCGTTCAACGCCCTGGTCGCTCAGGCGAAGGCGGCCCTGCCGGAGGACATCAACGCTCCCAAGAGCCCGGCTGCCTGAGGCGGCTGATCAGCTCCGCTGATCACACTCACGACGGCGCCCCTTCCGTTCTGCGGAAGGGGCGCCGTCGTGCTGTGGTTCAGGCTTCCGCGGTTAGTGCTGCTTTCGCGAGGCGATAACCAGCAGGTAGACGACGACACTCACGGCAATTACTACGAAGGCAAGTTGGCCGAAGACCGGGTTCATGGCCGCCTCCTAGTCGCGGTTGAAGTTGTGCGTTGACCAGGCGCTAGTGAGCACCCAGATGGTCTGCAGTTGGGGTACCGATGTTGGGCCGAGGTCGCAGTTGAACCGGTGGTCCGCGCGGGCTGGCGCGCTGCCGGAACTGACACTCCGGTTGATCGTCAGGCTGCTGTTCGTGGGCGTCGATGGACCGCACCATTGTTGTGCAGTGCTGGGGTAGACCTGGTCAACACGACCAGCACCGCTCTTTACGGAGTAGTCGAAATAGAAGGATCCACTGACAACTGGCGGGGTCATGCTGTCGTAGATGAAGCAGTCTGCCCGACGTATCCAGCCATTCTGGCTCGGAAGTGAGTTGCAGCCCGACGGCGTCGATTGGATCGAGATGTCGCCCGACGCCGCCATCTCATCTCTCGCTTCGCTCAGATTGTCTGCGATCTCACTGAAGTCGACGCTGGCGCTGTCGAACTCAACGATCGTGTCGCTCGGATCATCGATAGGGCCCGATTGGACGAGTGACAACCCGAGCGAGCCGTCGGCGTAGACGGAGACCGCGGCGACGAGCGCACCGTTCTCCGAACGCTCGATGCGGACCGGGTCAGTATTGTCGAGCGCGTCCGGGACCTCGTCGGAGACCGCAGTGACTGCGTCCTTGTCAACTAGGTCCTCCGCTACGGAGGCAGCTCTCATGGCTTCGGATTCAGTCGCACCGAAAGCCTGCATTAGTGAAAGATTTGCCACCGTAGCGCTTGGTTCAACCAAAGTTAATGGTTCCTCTGCAGTGGCGCCGAAGTACGGCCAGATCAAGGGATCGTCAGGTGTGGAAGCCTGCGCAGGGGCAGTCAAACTCAGCGCGGCGACCAGAGCCCCCCCGTGACGTACCCAAAATTCTTGCGGTTCAACATGCTCGATCTCTCCCTCGGAATGGTGCAGGACCGGCGAAGCCCCCCGGCCCTGTGTCCAGGCTCACACTTTCCTACCTGGGGGTCAACCGCCGGGGTGCCGTCTCAATCACTGGTTCCGTCGGACCATGGACCGCCAGGGCCGACATGCCCGGTCATCATGGGCCGGATGACGGAGGCGGCCGCCTCCCACTCCGACTCCTCGATCGCCTCGCCCGGGCAGCCGAACCGCAGTGCCAGTACCTGGCTGGACCGGGAGCCGTCGTAGTGCTGGACGTTGGCCACGCGCGCGAGGCCGCGCACGGACTCCTCGCCGGTCGTCCAGTCACCGCTCGCGACCATCAGCGTGTGCGCCGGATCGTTGCCCTCGCCGGCACCGCTGGTGACGAGCTCACGCTCTGCGGTGCCCGGATCAGGCGCCCCGTCGGCCTCGGCCATGGCCGCCACCTCGTCGAAGGAGGCGGCGCGCACGTCATCGGCGACGTCGTCGGTGCTCGCGCCGCGGGCGGAGAGGGTGCACCCACCCTCGGCCACGAGCACATCGGTCCATTCCGTGCCCAGATCCACGAGCACGCCCGAGCGCTCATAGCCGGTCGGCGCCTCCAGCACCGCGATCGACGGCAACTCCTCCTGCGGCTCGGTCGCGTCCGTCGCCGTGGGGGCCTCGGACTGGCTGCTCGGTGGTTCCTCGCCGCTGCAGCCCGCGAGAGCCAGGAGTGCGACGGAGATCGGGAGGAGCCCGCGCCGCATGCCGGTGGTGGTCATCATCGTGCCTCCGCTCGTGGTTCTCTCTACGAGGTCATGTCCGGCACCGGCCTGGCGATTACCGGGCGCGTGCCGACGACGTCGCAGTCGGGCCGCGAGCGGGTCAGGACTTCTCGCGTTGGAGGTCCTCCAGCGTCAGGTCACCCTGGCGCACCGCACGCAGGATCCAGTACGTGCGCGCCAGGCGGGGCAGGGTGATGACGACCAGCCCACCGATCATGTTGAGCGGGATGACCGCCGCGAACCACCCCACGAACTGCAGCACGCTGATCTCGGCGCCGGCGAACATGGCCGCGAAGATGATCATCGCGTTCAGGGCACCGTGTAGCAGCCCTAGTCCGATCACGAGGAACCCCGAGATCATGCACACGATCGCCACGGCGACATCGTTGGTGGTGCCCTTGACCATGCGGGTGGACAGCGTGATCGAGGCACCGGCGAGGAGCGAGAGGCCGATCAGCGCGCCGACGGAGCCCGGCTCGAGGTAACTGTTCGCGCTGTCGATGAGGGTGGTGTGATAGCCGGGAAGAGCCAGCACGATCAGCCAGGCGAAGGCGATCCCGCCGGCCAGGTTCCCGACCAGCATCACCGACCACAGCCGGACCAGCTGCCACCAGGTTCCCTGGCCCGCCAGGATCGCGTTGATCGGCAGCAGGAACTCCTCGGTGAACAGCTCCGAGTGCGCCAGCTTCAGCGCCAGGAGCCCGACGCCGAAGGCCATCCCGGCGAGGATGTCGGAGCCCGTGGCCTGCTTGACGAGCACGAGCGCCAGGACGCCGAAGCCGATGTCGATCCCGCCGAACAGCCCGGTGGCGATCAGCTCGACCCACCGCCGGTTCAGCCGCTTGGTGCCTTCCTGGACGGTGTCGGCCGCCTCGGCGAGCAGTTCGTCCTCGACGTCGAGGTCGTTGCTGCCGATGCGTTGGCGCTGTCGCTTCTGGTCGACCATCGCGTCAGCCTACGGACCCGAGGCGATCCGCGCTCACGGACCCGCCCGGCGAGCCCGGCCTGCCACGATCGGCGGGCTCTGGAGCGGCTACGGCTGAGGCCGATCCCGGCTCGTCTCCGCATGGGGCGCAGGGGCGGTCGATGGCGGCTCCGCCGAGGACGTCGCCGGCCCATCCGGCCCACCCACGTGCGGCGGCGGACCGGCCTGCCACGGCGGAGTGGCCGGCCCCTGGGGCCGTCGCCGCGAGGCGATCAGGACGAGCAGGGTGACCAGGACCGCCGTTCCGACGACGAACAACACCCCGATCACCAGGATCCAGAAGACAGGACTCTTCAGCATGTCAGCCCCCTCAGCGACGCGTTCCCGGCGACGCTACCGGGCCGATCGCGAGTTGTCAGCCCGTGCGGCAGAGCCCTGGTGTGCCGGGCAAGGGCACGAGCCGCGATACTGGAGCGCGTGGAACCCGACCTCAGCAACGCGACGTCCGACCGCGTCCGCGCCGTGCGCGCCCTGTCCCAGGGGTCCGTGCGCTCGCGGCGCGGTCAGTTCCTGGCCGAGGGCCCGCAGGCGGTACGCGAGGCTGTGCGCTTCGCGGCCGCGCAGGTGCGGGACGTGTACCTGACGGTGGAGGCTGCGCAGCGATACCCGGAGATCACCGACGCCGCGCAGGCGGCCGGCCTGTACAGCCATCTGGCCACGCCTGAGGTGCTGGCCGCGATGAGCGCGGACGCCCAGGGCGTGCTCGCCGTGC
Above is a window of Ruania suaedae DNA encoding:
- a CDS encoding SseB family protein; protein product: MISSREGRALPPSSPYAGDDGSAPAALAAALSRPEQERLPAVVAALAGVRVLVPVVAQVEEMAEPDEHGVAGEKSASAAMVTVAAPDGRAATPVFSSLDALHRWRSDARPIPVEGPRAALASVSDADGLVVLDPGGPVTVLLPRPAVWALARQRTWVPAIEDPEVRAAVGRAVAAVPEVGAIRVEPGRQAEIRVVLGLPAGLARERVEELLAAASRVLAADETVTERVDSLELAVRALS
- the rpmI gene encoding 50S ribosomal protein L35, with product MPKNKTNSGAKKRFRVTGSGKVMRERARHVHKFQERSSRNARRLVNDVEVAPADVKNIKKLLGK
- the rplT gene encoding 50S ribosomal protein L20 — protein: MARVKRAVNAQKKRRTVLEQASGYRGQRSRLYRKAKEQVTHSLSYSYRDRRAKKGDFRRLWIQRINAAARAQGMTYNRLIQGLKAAGVEVDRRVLADLAVHDSVAFNALVAQAKAALPEDINAPKSPAA
- a CDS encoding formate/nitrite transporter family protein, whose translation is MVDQKRQRQRIGSNDLDVEDELLAEAADTVQEGTKRLNRRWVELIATGLFGGIDIGFGVLALVLVKQATGSDILAGMAFGVGLLALKLAHSELFTEEFLLPINAILAGQGTWWQLVRLWSVMLVGNLAGGIAFAWLIVLALPGYHTTLIDSANSYLEPGSVGALIGLSLLAGASITLSTRMVKGTTNDVAVAIVCMISGFLVIGLGLLHGALNAMIIFAAMFAGAEISVLQFVGWFAAVIPLNMIGGLVVITLPRLARTYWILRAVRQGDLTLEDLQREKS
- the infC gene encoding translation initiation factor IF-3, with amino-acid sequence MPEVRLVGPGGEQVGVVRVEDALRLAQEADLDLVEVAPTARPPVCKLMDFGKYKYEADMKARDARRNQANTVLKEIRFRLKIDPHDYGTKKGHVERFLKGGDKVKVMIMFRGREQSRPEMGMRLLQRLADDVAELGHVESVPRQDGRNMTMVLGPNKKKSEARNEQRRRKDQDAEDAATAG